The Anabaena sp. PCC 7108 region GCGATCGCCTCTGTGGGCGCAGAAATTCCCTATAATCCGCAATTACACCAATTATTGGCTGGAACCGCCCAACCTGGCGAAATTGTGAAGGTGAGTTATATTGGATACAGTCAAGGTGAAAAGCTGCTTTATCGAGTTCAGGTGAATCGGCTCACAAATGTTCAAGGTTAACTATTGATTTGCCATGAATCAATTCATATCATAAATTTGTTAATTATCAGTTCATAAATAACAATTTTATATGATTTTTTAACTAAAGAATCTCACTTTTTTAGTCTAATTTTCATAATTAAAATAATTTAGAGGGTTGAGAAAATTAGATTTTTTTTTAATTGCGATATTGGTATATACTAGCTAAAACAGAACATCATTGAGTCAATCAGAGTAACTTAATTATGAGTCAGCAGGTGAAAGTTCTTACAATCGAAAAAAATTTAAATGCCGACACCTCAGAAGAATTTCAGCAAGACATTGCCCAAATTCTAGAAAGTGGCGCAAAAATTGTATTAGTTGATTGTCAAAATATCACGTTTCTAGATAGTTCTGGTTTAGGAACTCTGGTGTTAGCATTCAAAATGCTACGGGATGTTGGCACAAAAATGGTTCTTTGTTCTATTAATGAACAAGTGAGGATGATTTTTGAGTTGACTAGTATGAATGAGGTATTTGAAATATTTCCCAGTCAAGATGCCTTTAATCAGGTTTTAACCGCTAAAAATTAATTAATCGAATTTAATTTGCAAAATAGATAAATCATCATCAAAGGCTTCTTTGGAGTTTAAATTTATTAAGTAATTCAGTATATGATCAAGTTGATGATCATCTGAATGCTGTAAGCTAAGTATTAGCTGAACAAATGCATCTAGACTCCAAAGAGTGCCATCTGATTTAGTAATTTCGTAAGCACCATCACTAAAAATATAAAGGCTACTAAATTGGTCAATATTGCAAGTGCTATCAACATATGTAGCTTCAGGAAACATCCCCACTGGCATACCTGGTGTTTTTAATAGTTTTACTTCAGGACTGATAGAAGATTTTTTGGATACTAATATAGCGGGTGGATGTCCACCACTGGCATAAATTAATTGGCGATTGAGTCGGTTATAAACTCCATACCAAATAGTAAAGTATTTATCATTTTTATAATTCATTTGAAAGGTATCATTCAACGCTGCTAATACCTGACTAGGTTGATAGTAATTGAGTCCTTTCAGCGCTCGAGAGCGAAGTAAATTCAGTACAGAAACAGAGGGTAAAGTTGCTCTGAGTCCATGTCCAGCAGTATCTAAGAGATAAATTGCTAAAGAGTCGGCATCAAGCCAGTAATAATCAAAGCAATCACCACCAAGTTGTCGAGAGGGAAGAAATCGAGAATTAATTCCCAGAGGTGTGGATATAGGTACAGGTAGAAGAG contains the following coding sequences:
- a CDS encoding STAS domain-containing protein yields the protein MSQQVKVLTIEKNLNADTSEEFQQDIAQILESGAKIVLVDCQNITFLDSSGLGTLVLAFKMLRDVGTKMVLCSINEQVRMIFELTSMNEVFEIFPSQDAFNQVLTAKN
- a CDS encoding PP2C family protein-serine/threonine phosphatase; translation: MFKILVIDDDYSIQILLKRMLEKQGYQVITANNGQEGILQALACPPALIICDWMMPGLTGLEVCDRVKKDPQLSTSFFILLTSLDSVADRVKGLDAGADDFISKPIEQNELQARVRAGLRLHQLNRDLQTQKLLLETELAEAAEYVKSLLPVPISTPLGINSRFLPSRQLGGDCFDYYWLDADSLAIYLLDTAGHGLRATLPSVSVLNLLRSRALKGLNYYQPSQVLAALNDTFQMNYKNDKYFTIWYGVYNRLNRQLIYASGGHPPAILVSKKSSISPEVKLLKTPGMPVGMFPEATYVDSTCNIDQFSSLYIFSDGAYEITKSDGTLWSLDAFVQLILSLQHSDDHQLDHILNYLINLNSKEAFDDDLSILQIKFD